A region of Gemmatimonadota bacterium DNA encodes the following proteins:
- a CDS encoding protein kinase: MSAPARLIAALADRYRIERELGRGGMATVYVAEDLKHRRQVAIKVMRPELSASMGADRFLREVEIAAKLSHPNILPVYDSGEADGFLYYVMPLVEGESLPERMARDKQMPALEALRLAREVAEALAYAHARGIVHRDIKPANILLSAGHALVADFGIARAMESSGEALTQTGLAIGTPVYMSPEQATGATDIDGRTDIYALGCVLYEMLAGEPPFTGPTVQAILARSLTENPRPLDQTRTTLPAAVNTTVMKALAKTAADRYSTGAEFVTALNAAEDQVRTPSGEVVAAAPARGVRPWQLAIAALVLLAAGVAGSKLLGGKGGAAASTEEKTLAVLPFENQGTADDAYFADGLVDELRDKLSHVPKLTVTASASADQYRASPKTDVVIAKELRVDQVLRGKVRYASGADGTRQVRVATELVDGATGKVTWRDTFDAPMADAFTIQGQIATRVTGALGTVLGQAATDALASTLTKNPEAYDLYLKAQGVRIIGTGGARARATLLEQAVALDSTFTRAWAGLAWNLSVLYSDGTREAVVGRRAKEALDRLVRLAPDSVGAHLIAANYYQNVARDLPRARQETERALALDPKSIWALNTAAGFDLDDGNYQAMFEKLSKARQIDPRSIGVLNRLVQAQIYLGRTEEALVTSAELLALEPKGYDVIQWAAFAHLSAGDLAGAQKVVADVLKRVPAVELITYFAGYQELAYVLGDKERELLFRMTPAAYDNDIAWWGQSLATAAYQQGDLKRAKAYADSSLATAKQQSDASPKDPQLRSLYAVSLAYVGRGAEANKEMTQAVADAPKGSGLNESYVRLQAIRMHLALGEQDAALDGIEDILTRQSFVTRGYLKSDPMFAPLKNNERFKRIVSGGMDRPRG, encoded by the coding sequence GTGAGCGCACCAGCCCGTCTGATCGCCGCATTGGCGGATCGCTACCGGATCGAGCGCGAGCTCGGTCGCGGCGGCATGGCCACCGTCTACGTCGCCGAAGACCTCAAGCACCGGCGCCAGGTCGCCATCAAGGTGATGCGCCCGGAACTCTCGGCGTCCATGGGCGCCGACCGCTTCCTGCGCGAAGTCGAGATCGCCGCCAAGCTGTCGCATCCGAACATCCTCCCGGTGTACGACTCGGGCGAGGCCGACGGCTTCCTCTACTATGTCATGCCGCTGGTCGAGGGCGAGTCGCTCCCCGAGCGGATGGCGCGCGACAAGCAGATGCCGGCACTCGAGGCGCTGCGGCTCGCGCGCGAGGTCGCCGAGGCGTTGGCCTACGCGCATGCGCGGGGGATTGTCCACCGCGACATCAAGCCGGCCAACATCCTGCTCAGTGCAGGTCACGCCCTGGTCGCCGACTTCGGCATCGCGCGCGCGATGGAAAGCAGCGGCGAAGCGCTGACGCAGACCGGCCTCGCGATTGGGACGCCGGTCTACATGAGTCCCGAGCAGGCCACTGGCGCGACCGATATTGACGGACGCACCGACATCTACGCCCTCGGCTGCGTGCTCTACGAGATGCTCGCCGGTGAGCCGCCGTTCACGGGACCCACCGTGCAAGCCATCCTGGCGCGCTCGCTCACCGAGAATCCGCGTCCACTCGACCAGACCCGCACCACGCTCCCCGCCGCCGTGAACACCACGGTGATGAAGGCGCTCGCCAAGACCGCCGCCGACCGCTACTCGACCGGCGCCGAGTTCGTGACGGCGTTGAATGCCGCGGAAGATCAGGTCCGCACGCCGTCGGGCGAAGTCGTCGCGGCCGCGCCGGCACGCGGTGTCCGGCCGTGGCAGCTCGCCATCGCCGCGCTGGTCCTGCTCGCCGCGGGCGTGGCCGGCTCCAAGCTGCTCGGCGGCAAGGGTGGTGCGGCGGCAAGCACGGAGGAGAAGACCCTCGCGGTGCTGCCGTTCGAGAATCAGGGCACCGCAGACGATGCCTACTTCGCTGACGGCCTGGTGGATGAGCTGCGCGACAAACTCTCGCACGTCCCCAAGCTGACGGTGACGGCGTCTGCGAGCGCCGACCAGTACCGCGCCTCGCCCAAGACCGACGTGGTGATCGCCAAGGAACTCCGCGTCGATCAGGTGCTGCGCGGCAAGGTGCGCTACGCCAGCGGCGCCGATGGCACGCGGCAGGTGCGCGTCGCCACCGAGTTGGTTGATGGTGCCACCGGCAAGGTCACCTGGCGCGACACCTTCGATGCCCCGATGGCCGACGCCTTCACCATCCAGGGGCAGATTGCGACCCGCGTGACCGGGGCCCTCGGCACCGTGCTCGGCCAGGCCGCCACCGACGCGCTCGCGAGCACGCTGACGAAGAACCCCGAGGCGTACGATCTCTACCTGAAGGCGCAGGGTGTGCGAATCATCGGGACCGGCGGGGCACGGGCGCGCGCCACCCTGCTGGAACAGGCCGTCGCCCTCGACTCCACGTTCACGCGGGCGTGGGCGGGATTGGCGTGGAATCTCTCGGTGCTCTACTCCGACGGCACGCGGGAGGCCGTGGTTGGCCGGCGTGCCAAGGAGGCGCTCGATCGGCTGGTGCGCCTGGCCCCGGACTCGGTCGGCGCGCACCTGATCGCCGCCAATTACTACCAGAACGTGGCCCGTGACCTGCCACGCGCGCGCCAGGAGACCGAGCGAGCGCTGGCGCTCGACCCGAAGAGCATCTGGGCGCTGAATACCGCTGCCGGATTCGACCTCGACGATGGCAACTATCAGGCGATGTTCGAGAAGCTCTCGAAGGCGCGGCAGATCGACCCCCGCTCGATCGGCGTGCTGAACCGACTGGTACAGGCGCAGATCTATCTGGGGCGGACGGAGGAGGCGCTGGTCACCAGCGCCGAACTGCTCGCCCTTGAGCCGAAGGGATACGATGTCATTCAGTGGGCAGCCTTCGCCCACCTGAGCGCCGGTGACCTCGCCGGCGCCCAGAAGGTGGTGGCCGACGTGCTCAAGCGCGTCCCGGCCGTCGAGCTGATCACCTACTTCGCCGGCTATCAGGAGCTTGCGTACGTCCTTGGCGACAAGGAGCGCGAACTCCTCTTCCGGATGACGCCCGCCGCCTACGACAACGACATCGCGTGGTGGGGGCAGTCGCTCGCCACCGCCGCCTATCAGCAGGGCGACCTCAAGCGCGCCAAGGCCTACGCCGACTCCTCGCTCGCCACCGCCAAGCAGCAGAGCGACGCTTCGCCGAAGGACCCGCAGCTGCGTTCCCTCTATGCAGTGAGTCTGGCATACGTCGGGCGTGGGGCCGAGGCCAACAAGGAGATGACCCAGGCCGTCGCCGACGCCCCGAAGGGGAGCGGCCTCAACGAGTCGTATGTCCGCTTGCAGGCCATCCGCATGCACCTCGCCCTCGGCGAACAGGACGCGGCCCTGGACGGCATCGAGGACATCCTCACGCGGCAATCGTTCGTGACCCGCGGCTACCTGAAGTCCGACCCGATGTTCGCGCCGCTCAAGAACAACGAGCGCTTCAAGCGGATCGTCTCTGGCGGCATGGACCGGCCACGCGGATGA
- the tnpA gene encoding IS200/IS605 family transposase: MHHRLHVHLVWTTRDRVPSLDSGRAAYLSEHLPIIARQERARVLAIGLVTTHLHLLVRLHPTSDLPRLLQRMKGGTAHGINAATPGARRPLKWAKGYSVTSVSPGGLERVRAYVCAQHVRHPTEAIAGWPPLDVVE; the protein is encoded by the coding sequence ATGCATCATCGTCTGCATGTCCACCTCGTCTGGACCACGCGGGATCGGGTCCCTTCGCTCGATTCCGGGCGGGCGGCGTATCTCAGCGAACATTTGCCGATCATCGCCAGGCAGGAGAGGGCTCGAGTGCTGGCGATTGGCCTGGTGACCACCCATCTCCATCTGCTCGTGCGGTTACATCCCACAAGCGACCTTCCACGTCTCCTGCAACGCATGAAGGGCGGCACCGCCCATGGGATCAATGCGGCCACCCCTGGTGCCCGTCGGCCGCTGAAATGGGCCAAGGGGTACAGTGTCACCTCGGTCAGCCCTGGTGGCCTCGAACGCGTCCGCGCCTACGTGTGCGCGCAGCACGTGCGCCATCCGACCGAGGCCATCGCGGGGTGGCCGCCTTTGGACGTTGTTGAATAG
- a CDS encoding PD40 domain-containing protein, which yields MLLGSATVLSLAAAAFAWFRPVAVEAPNWQTIVVSDSLEFDQPGSMLAISPTGENILFRKSIQNSPIWLKRADRLEAAAIPGTERGATPAFSPDGQWIAFTADRQLKKVRLDGGASMVLADSAASQEYGLAWLDDNTIVYPSPSGSELRRVSAAGGGYTATFADTALRGFGLLNVTALPGARGVLTAVCTSNCATSTMSVIDLKTSKLTRLLPDVMKAWYLPSGNLLYVRTDFTAMVAPFDLDKLTITGPATAVLDGTTIHALFRTVPMLAISRSGTLLFARGKAGNANSEFVRVDRQGTATRIDTSWSGVFNSFALSADGRRVAVGTGTTGGGLSVYLKQLDAGAFSRLSFGGQDRRPAWSPDGKTVAFIRDSLNGGGVYGIAADGSGGERRLAKIDRPIQEVIWSNDGQWLVLRTDNGTAGAGDLVGVRTSGDSTPVPLVASKFTEMHPALSPDGRWLAYISDESGANEIYVRPFPATNGGRWQVSNGGGMSPVWSPDSKELYFIGGTGQLIAAELRTTTAFEVVQLQTLFDVTGYNLDLFHQSFAVAPDGKSFLFARQRSSGVGSARPTVILVRNWFTDLAARLKR from the coding sequence ATGCTGCTCGGCAGCGCGACGGTGCTCTCGCTCGCGGCCGCGGCGTTCGCGTGGTTCCGCCCGGTGGCGGTCGAGGCACCCAACTGGCAGACGATCGTCGTCAGCGACTCGCTCGAGTTTGACCAGCCCGGCTCGATGCTCGCCATCTCGCCGACCGGCGAGAACATCCTGTTCCGCAAGAGCATCCAGAACAGTCCGATCTGGCTCAAGCGCGCCGACCGCCTCGAGGCCGCCGCCATTCCGGGCACCGAGCGCGGGGCGACGCCCGCCTTCTCGCCGGACGGCCAGTGGATCGCCTTCACCGCCGACCGCCAGCTCAAGAAGGTGCGGCTCGACGGCGGCGCCTCGATGGTCCTCGCCGATTCGGCCGCCTCACAGGAGTACGGCCTCGCCTGGCTCGACGACAACACCATCGTCTATCCGTCACCCTCGGGCTCGGAGCTCCGTCGCGTGAGCGCCGCCGGGGGCGGCTACACCGCGACCTTTGCGGACACGGCCCTCCGAGGCTTCGGCCTGCTCAACGTCACCGCGCTCCCCGGCGCGCGCGGCGTGCTCACCGCCGTCTGCACATCGAACTGCGCCACCAGCACGATGAGCGTCATCGACCTGAAGACGAGCAAGCTCACCAGGCTCCTCCCCGACGTCATGAAGGCGTGGTACCTCCCGAGCGGCAACCTGCTCTACGTGCGGACCGACTTCACCGCGATGGTGGCGCCGTTCGACCTCGACAAGTTGACGATCACCGGACCGGCCACGGCGGTCCTCGATGGCACGACGATCCATGCCCTCTTCCGCACCGTGCCGATGCTCGCCATCTCGCGGAGCGGGACGTTGCTCTTCGCGCGCGGCAAGGCGGGGAACGCGAACTCCGAATTCGTCCGCGTCGACCGGCAGGGGACCGCCACGCGCATCGACACCAGCTGGTCGGGCGTCTTCAACTCGTTCGCACTCTCGGCGGATGGCCGTCGCGTCGCGGTCGGCACTGGCACCACTGGTGGCGGCCTCTCGGTCTACCTCAAACAGCTCGACGCCGGCGCCTTCTCCCGCCTCTCCTTCGGCGGGCAGGATCGCCGGCCAGCCTGGTCGCCCGATGGCAAGACCGTCGCCTTCATCCGCGACTCGCTGAATGGCGGCGGCGTCTATGGCATCGCCGCCGACGGCAGCGGCGGAGAGCGGCGCCTGGCGAAGATCGACCGGCCGATCCAGGAGGTCATCTGGTCGAACGACGGCCAGTGGCTGGTGCTCCGGACCGACAATGGCACCGCCGGCGCGGGCGACCTGGTCGGCGTCCGCACCAGTGGTGATTCGACGCCGGTGCCGTTGGTGGCCTCGAAGTTCACCGAGATGCACCCGGCGCTCTCGCCAGACGGCCGCTGGCTCGCCTACATCTCTGACGAATCGGGGGCGAACGAGATCTACGTGCGCCCCTTCCCCGCCACAAACGGCGGGCGGTGGCAGGTCTCGAACGGCGGCGGGATGTCGCCGGTCTGGTCCCCGGACAGCAAGGAGCTCTACTTCATCGGCGGCACCGGGCAGCTGATCGCCGCCGAGCTCCGGACCACGACCGCCTTCGAGGTGGTCCAGCTGCAGACCTTGTTCGACGTCACCGGCTACAACCTCGACCTCTTCCACCAGTCCTTCGCCGTCGCCCCCGACGGCAAGAGCTTCCTCTTCGCCCGCCAGCGCTCGTCGGGCGTCGGGTCGGCTCGGCCGACGGTGATCCTGGTACGGAACTGGTTCACCGACCTGGCGGCGCGGCTGAAGCGGTGA